From Posidoniimonas polymericola, a single genomic window includes:
- a CDS encoding AAA domain-containing protein, with translation MAWATPDAYFDQLERWLELEGAAERQRLTQRMQQGRSGDPERSGETIVNLRIADHRSGLGGRYLIDFTKPAGERLPMNRLKVGSPVVVSNEKNLGEAGQPGVVSRRTSTAIQVALENWPDAKHCRIDLSPDERTRIRQQGAIARTRQVTGSQARLAETLLGLQEPRFGPEPLVGFSTHLNPPQEDAVRFALSARDLAILHGPPGTGKTTTLAEVVHQAVIAGDKVLACAPSNTAVDNLLERLVPLVPTVVRVGHPARVFEALRGHTLDELVEADESTKIIQEMYREAEQLICSAEKISRSRDAYRRRGELFGEAKTLRSHARQLERHVVQQVLDSADVICTTMTIDDELLGDRRFPLVVIDEACQSTEPALWQAVLRADRIVLAGDHCQLPPTVLSSEAAHEGLRISPMERLVGRFGDAIFRRLTVQYRMHESIMRFSSEHFYNGELVADVSVKQHTLADILPTDTAEEQPILEFWDTAGAGWDEELEPDGESKRNPKEAGWVVTQVKQLLDAGLEAEQIAVIAPYAAQVRLLRNRLRIDGLEIDTVDGFQGREKEAVILTFVRSNPMGEIGFLADARRSNVALTRAKRSLRAIGDSATLGGDAFYASVLEYFQIEGAYRSVWELDDTLL, from the coding sequence ATGGCCTGGGCGACCCCCGATGCCTACTTCGACCAGCTAGAGCGTTGGCTTGAACTCGAAGGCGCCGCCGAGCGCCAGCGGCTCACCCAGCGGATGCAGCAGGGCCGGTCAGGCGATCCGGAGCGGTCGGGCGAGACGATCGTCAACCTGCGGATCGCCGACCACCGCTCCGGCCTGGGCGGGCGTTACCTGATCGACTTCACCAAACCGGCCGGCGAGCGGCTGCCGATGAACCGGCTCAAGGTCGGCTCGCCGGTGGTGGTCTCGAACGAGAAGAACCTCGGCGAGGCCGGCCAGCCCGGCGTCGTGAGCCGCCGCACATCGACCGCCATCCAGGTCGCCCTCGAAAACTGGCCCGACGCCAAGCATTGCCGCATCGACCTCTCGCCCGACGAGCGGACCCGCATCCGCCAGCAGGGGGCGATCGCCCGCACGCGGCAGGTGACCGGCTCGCAGGCCCGCCTCGCAGAAACCCTGCTCGGCCTCCAGGAGCCGCGGTTCGGCCCCGAGCCGTTGGTGGGGTTCTCGACCCACCTCAACCCGCCGCAGGAGGACGCCGTCCGGTTCGCGCTCTCCGCCCGCGACCTCGCGATCCTGCACGGCCCGCCCGGCACGGGCAAGACGACCACGCTCGCCGAGGTCGTCCACCAGGCAGTGATCGCGGGCGACAAGGTGCTGGCCTGCGCTCCGAGCAACACGGCGGTCGACAACCTGCTCGAGCGGCTCGTGCCGCTGGTCCCGACCGTCGTGCGGGTGGGCCACCCCGCCCGCGTTTTCGAGGCGCTCCGCGGCCACACACTCGACGAACTGGTCGAGGCGGACGAGTCGACCAAGATCATCCAGGAGATGTACCGCGAGGCCGAGCAGCTGATCTGCAGCGCGGAGAAGATCTCCCGCTCGCGCGACGCGTACCGCCGCCGCGGCGAGCTGTTCGGCGAGGCCAAGACCCTCCGCTCTCACGCCCGGCAGCTCGAGCGGCACGTGGTGCAGCAGGTGCTCGACTCGGCCGACGTGATCTGCACCACGATGACCATCGACGACGAGCTGCTCGGCGACCGCCGCTTCCCCCTGGTCGTCATCGACGAGGCGTGCCAGTCGACCGAGCCCGCCCTCTGGCAGGCGGTGCTCCGCGCCGACCGCATCGTGCTGGCCGGCGACCACTGCCAGCTGCCCCCCACGGTGCTCTCCAGCGAGGCCGCCCACGAGGGCCTCCGCATCAGCCCAATGGAACGGCTGGTCGGCCGCTTCGGCGATGCAATCTTCCGCCGCCTGACCGTGCAGTACCGCATGCACGAGTCGATCATGCGGTTCTCGAGCGAGCACTTCTACAACGGCGAGCTGGTGGCGGACGTCTCCGTGAAGCAGCACACGCTGGCCGACATCCTGCCGACGGACACGGCCGAAGAGCAACCGATCCTCGAGTTTTGGGACACCGCCGGAGCCGGCTGGGACGAGGAGCTCGAGCCCGACGGCGAGAGCAAACGCAACCCGAAGGAGGCCGGCTGGGTCGTCACGCAGGTCAAGCAGCTGCTCGACGCGGGGCTCGAGGCCGAGCAGATCGCCGTGATTGCGCCCTACGCCGCCCAGGTCCGGCTGCTGCGGAACCGGCTCCGGATCGACGGGCTGGAGATCGACACCGTCGACGGCTTCCAGGGCCGCGAGAAGGAGGCCGTCATCCTCACCTTCGTCCGCAGCAACCCCATGGGCGAGATCGGCTTCCTCGCCGACGCCCGCCGCTCGAACGTCGCCCTGACCCGGGCCAAGCGGTCCCTGCGGGCGATCGGCGACAGCGCCACCCTGGGCGGCGACGCGTTCTACGCCTCGGTGCTGGAGTACTTCCAGATCGAAGGCGCCTACCGCTCGGTGTGGGAGCTCGACGACACGCTGCTGTAG